In a single window of the Pandoraea pulmonicola genome:
- the flgJ gene encoding flagellar assembly peptidoglycan hydrolase FlgJ, translated as MADGSRLTGAGKHLPDLTQRAAYDMQGLTALRAAAHQQTPQATQQAAKQFEAVFTQMMMKSMRDATMSGGLLGSDQEKMFNGMLDDQLAQQLASNRGIGLADLMLKQLARTGTTLPPAAMGRPQSLQGRAYNAADGIGIAEGAPAAAGEFVERMAAAAQNASASSGIPARFMLSQAALESGWGKREIRRGDGSTSYNVFGIKAGKHWTGPTVEVATTEYVNGQPRKVMAKFRAYRSYDEAFADYASLISNNPRYASVVASANDAASFATNLQRAGYATDPQYASKLMKIMKHFA; from the coding sequence ATGGCCGACGGCTCCCGACTCACCGGCGCAGGCAAGCATCTGCCGGACCTGACGCAACGCGCCGCCTACGACATGCAGGGCCTCACCGCCCTGCGCGCCGCCGCCCATCAGCAGACGCCGCAGGCGACCCAGCAGGCGGCCAAGCAGTTCGAGGCCGTCTTCACGCAGATGATGATGAAGAGCATGCGCGACGCCACGATGTCCGGCGGCTTGCTCGGCAGCGACCAGGAAAAGATGTTCAACGGCATGCTCGACGACCAGCTTGCCCAGCAGCTCGCATCGAACAGAGGCATCGGTCTGGCCGACCTGATGCTCAAGCAACTGGCCAGGACCGGCACCACGCTGCCGCCCGCGGCCATGGGTCGTCCGCAGTCGCTGCAGGGCCGCGCCTACAACGCGGCGGACGGCATCGGTATTGCCGAGGGTGCGCCGGCGGCGGCCGGGGAGTTCGTCGAGCGTATGGCCGCGGCCGCGCAGAACGCGAGCGCCAGCAGCGGCATCCCGGCGCGCTTCATGCTGAGCCAGGCGGCGCTGGAGTCCGGCTGGGGCAAGCGCGAGATCCGCCGCGGCGACGGCAGCACCAGCTACAACGTTTTCGGCATCAAGGCCGGCAAGCACTGGACGGGGCCGACGGTCGAAGTCGCCACGACGGAGTACGTGAACGGGCAGCCGCGCAAGGTGATGGCCAAGTTCCGCGCCTACCGCTCGTACGACGAGGCGTTCGCCGACTACGCCAGCCTGATCTCGAACAATCCGCGCTACGCGTCGGTCGTGGCCAGTGCCAACGACGCCGCGAGCTTCGCCACCAACCTCCAGCGCGCCGGCTACGCGACCGATCCGCAGTACGCCAGCAAGCTCATGAAGATCATGAAGCACTTCGCCTGA
- the flgK gene encoding flagellar hook-associated protein FlgK, whose translation MSLINIGMSGLNAAQFALNTTGNNISNSGTAGYNRQVVNYAQQNSQFTGMGYLGQGVLVTDVSRVYDQFLTNQVNQAQTQYSQLNTYYQQISQINNALGSSTTGLSATMSSFFTNLQTIVTAPNNSATRATVISSGQTLTSMFQSLSGTLSSLRSSVNGTISQSTDQINTYAKQIAALNDAIQQAQANGVNATPNDLLDQRDLAVANLNAIVQTNVVKDSNGSYNVFIGNGQSLVTGNSAYQLTTVPTASDPTQLTVAYVSPNGTKIPIPESSITGGSLAGLLSFRSGALTQAQNSLGQIAVSLAGTFNAQNQLGLDLYGNLGGNFFTVPSPTVIANTKNSNAATLSASITDASKVTASDYTVSYDGTNYTLTRLTDGAKWTAGAPATPGAALNFQDSSGAAFADGFSVTTAGMVAGDSFTIQPTRNAAGNIGVAITDPGKIALAAPILASTGTANTGSLKVDQGSVDANYLSNVLTAPVSFTFSKDPTTGALTLVAPSPMTVTVNGVATSYAAGDTVPYNAASGAKITMGGITVNLTGTPGNGDKFTISPNNSGAVTDNRNGLALAALQNDKTKVGGSQSYATAYANLVSYVGSTTNTYKATSAAQATLLGQAQTAQQSNSGVNLDEEAANLIKYQQLYQANSKVIQTASTLFNTILQMVN comes from the coding sequence ATGAGCCTAATCAATATTGGCATGAGCGGGCTGAACGCCGCCCAGTTCGCCCTCAATACCACCGGCAACAACATCTCCAATTCGGGGACGGCCGGCTATAACCGTCAAGTCGTCAATTACGCTCAGCAGAACAGCCAGTTCACGGGCATGGGCTATCTGGGCCAGGGCGTGCTGGTGACCGACGTGTCGCGCGTGTACGACCAGTTCCTGACGAACCAGGTCAACCAGGCGCAGACCCAGTACAGCCAGCTCAACACCTACTACCAGCAGATCTCGCAGATCAACAACGCGCTGGGCAGCTCGACGACCGGCCTGTCGGCCACGATGTCCTCGTTCTTCACGAACCTGCAGACCATCGTGACCGCGCCGAACAACTCGGCCACCCGCGCCACGGTCATTTCGTCGGGACAGACGCTCACGAGCATGTTCCAGTCGCTCTCGGGCACGCTGTCTTCGCTGCGTTCGAGCGTCAACGGCACGATCTCGCAGTCGACCGACCAGATCAACACCTATGCCAAGCAGATCGCCGCGCTCAACGACGCGATCCAGCAGGCGCAGGCCAATGGCGTCAACGCCACCCCGAACGACCTCCTCGACCAGCGCGATCTGGCCGTGGCGAACTTGAACGCCATCGTCCAGACGAACGTCGTCAAGGACAGCAACGGTTCGTACAACGTGTTCATCGGCAACGGCCAGTCGCTGGTGACCGGCAATTCGGCCTATCAGCTCACGACGGTGCCCACCGCGAGCGATCCGACGCAGTTGACCGTCGCCTATGTCAGCCCCAACGGCACCAAGATTCCGATTCCGGAATCGTCGATCACGGGGGGCTCGCTGGCCGGCCTGTTGTCGTTCCGCAGCGGTGCGCTCACGCAGGCCCAGAACTCGCTGGGTCAGATCGCCGTGTCGCTGGCCGGCACGTTCAACGCGCAGAACCAGCTCGGTCTGGACCTGTACGGCAATCTGGGCGGCAACTTCTTCACGGTGCCGAGCCCGACGGTCATCGCCAACACGAAGAACTCGAACGCGGCCACCCTCAGCGCGTCGATCACCGACGCCTCGAAGGTGACGGCGAGCGACTACACGGTAAGCTACGACGGCACGAACTACACGCTCACGCGTCTGACGGACGGTGCGAAGTGGACGGCGGGTGCGCCGGCGACGCCGGGCGCGGCCCTGAACTTCCAGGACAGCAGCGGCGCCGCGTTTGCCGATGGCTTCTCGGTCACGACGGCCGGCATGGTGGCGGGCGACAGCTTCACGATCCAGCCCACGCGCAATGCGGCAGGCAACATCGGCGTGGCGATCACCGACCCGGGCAAGATCGCACTGGCAGCCCCGATTCTCGCGTCGACGGGTACCGCCAACACCGGTTCGCTCAAGGTCGACCAGGGCAGCGTGGACGCCAATTACCTGTCGAATGTGCTGACCGCGCCGGTGAGCTTCACATTCAGCAAGGATCCCACGACCGGGGCGCTTACCCTGGTCGCCCCGTCGCCGATGACGGTCACGGTCAACGGTGTGGCAACGTCGTACGCCGCTGGCGATACCGTGCCCTACAACGCCGCCAGCGGCGCGAAGATCACCATGGGAGGCATCACGGTCAACCTGACCGGCACCCCGGGCAATGGCGACAAGTTCACGATCTCGCCGAACAACTCCGGCGCGGTGACCGACAACCGCAATGGCCTGGCGCTCGCGGCGCTGCAGAACGACAAGACCAAGGTCGGCGGCTCGCAGAGCTACGCGACGGCCTATGCCAACTTGGTCTCCTACGTCGGCTCGACCACGAATACGTACAAGGCCACCAGCGCCGCGCAGGCAACCCTGCTGGGGCAGGCGCAAACGGCACAGCAGTCCAATTCCGGCGTGAACCTCGACGAAGAAGCGGCCAACCTGATCAAGTATCAGCAACTCTATCAGGCCAACTCGAAGGTCATTCAGACCGCGTCGACGCTGTTCAACACCATCCTCCAGATGGTCAACTAA
- a CDS encoding flagellar basal body L-ring protein FlgH: protein MSAKTVTPRSSAGQSRYLALAFAAALSALAGCAYVPQEPVVQGPTTTRPPPPPVAADPEGSIYRPLYSNRPLFEDRRPRNVGDILTIVINENTAASKNSAANTNRSSSGSLALNQMPGVVGGVFNNQSLNASGGNKFDAKGAANANNVFSGQITVTVMDVLSNGNLAVAGEKQIAINQGTEYIKFSGIVSPQTISGSNTVPSTQVADARIEYRGKGYINEAETMGWLQRFFLNVSPF, encoded by the coding sequence ATGTCCGCAAAGACCGTTACCCCACGCAGCAGCGCAGGCCAGTCGCGGTATCTTGCGCTCGCCTTCGCCGCCGCGTTGAGCGCTCTGGCGGGCTGCGCCTACGTGCCGCAGGAACCGGTGGTGCAGGGCCCGACCACCACGCGTCCGCCGCCCCCGCCGGTGGCGGCCGACCCGGAAGGTTCGATCTATCGTCCGCTGTACTCGAATCGTCCGCTGTTCGAAGACCGGCGCCCGCGCAACGTTGGCGACATTCTCACCATCGTCATCAACGAAAACACGGCGGCGAGCAAGAACTCGGCGGCCAACACGAACCGCTCGAGCAGCGGCTCGCTCGCGCTCAACCAGATGCCCGGCGTGGTCGGCGGCGTGTTCAACAACCAGAGCCTGAACGCGAGCGGCGGCAACAAGTTCGACGCCAAGGGCGCGGCCAACGCCAACAACGTGTTCTCGGGTCAGATCACCGTAACCGTGATGGACGTCCTGTCCAACGGCAACCTGGCCGTGGCGGGCGAAAAGCAGATCGCCATCAACCAGGGCACGGAGTACATCAAGTTCTCGGGCATCGTGAGCCCGCAGACGATTTCGGGCTCGAACACCGTGCCCTCGACGCAGGTGGCCGATGCGCGCATCGAATACCGTGGCAAGGGCTACATCAACGAAGCCGAAACCATGGGCTGGCTGCAGCGCTTCTTCCTTAACGTGTCGCCCTTCTGA
- a CDS encoding flagellar basal body P-ring protein FlgI: MSNMPYLSRRAPNSRRIRRFARAVRFVHFVRSLAVAGTAGAALLAMPGAAHAERLKELASIQGVRDNQLIGYGLVAGLDNSGDQTTQTPFTVQSMTNMLSQLGITVAPGTNMQLKNVAAVMVTATLPAFTRPGQAIDVVVSSMGNAKSLRGGTLLMTPLKGPDGQVYALAQGNLLVGGAGASANGSSVTVNQLASGRIPAGAIVERAVPTAMGGQPGTVQMELNVTDFSTAQRVVDAVNRRFGYSTAQALDGRVILLRTPTDPSARVQFLAQLESLEVRPDNTAARVVINARTGSVVMNQNVTIQQCAVAHGNLSVVIDTQNNVSQPAPFSGGQTVVAPNSQISVQQENNALKLVKAGANLADVVKALNSLGASPADLMSILQAMKASGALRADLEII, encoded by the coding sequence ATGTCGAACATGCCGTACCTGTCGCGCCGCGCGCCCAACTCCCGTCGAATCCGCCGCTTCGCGCGTGCCGTGCGCTTCGTTCACTTCGTTCGCTCGCTCGCCGTGGCGGGCACGGCCGGTGCCGCGCTGCTGGCGATGCCGGGCGCGGCACATGCCGAACGCCTCAAGGAACTGGCGTCGATCCAGGGCGTGCGCGACAACCAGCTGATCGGCTACGGCCTGGTGGCCGGCCTCGACAACTCGGGCGACCAGACCACGCAGACGCCGTTTACCGTGCAGAGCATGACCAACATGCTCTCGCAGCTCGGCATCACCGTCGCGCCCGGCACGAACATGCAGTTGAAGAACGTGGCCGCCGTGATGGTGACGGCCACGTTGCCCGCCTTCACGCGCCCAGGTCAGGCCATCGACGTGGTGGTCTCGTCGATGGGCAATGCCAAGAGCCTGCGCGGCGGCACGCTGCTCATGACGCCGCTCAAGGGACCGGACGGCCAGGTCTACGCGCTCGCGCAGGGCAACCTGCTCGTGGGCGGTGCCGGCGCCTCGGCCAATGGCTCGAGCGTGACGGTCAACCAACTTGCCTCGGGCCGCATTCCCGCGGGGGCGATCGTCGAGCGCGCCGTGCCGACCGCCATGGGCGGCCAGCCCGGCACCGTGCAGATGGAACTGAACGTGACCGATTTCTCGACCGCGCAACGCGTGGTCGACGCCGTGAATCGCCGCTTCGGCTACAGCACGGCGCAGGCCCTCGACGGCCGCGTGATCCTGTTGCGCACGCCGACCGATCCGTCCGCCCGCGTGCAGTTCCTGGCCCAGCTCGAAAGCCTCGAAGTCCGGCCCGATAACACGGCGGCGCGCGTGGTCATCAATGCCCGCACCGGTTCGGTCGTGATGAACCAGAACGTGACGATCCAGCAATGCGCGGTGGCGCACGGCAACCTGTCGGTCGTCATCGACACGCAGAACAATGTGAGCCAGCCGGCGCCGTTCTCGGGCGGGCAGACCGTGGTGGCCCCGAATTCCCAGATCTCCGTGCAACAGGAGAACAACGCGCTCAAGCTGGTCAAGGCGGGCGCCAACCTCGCCGACGTCGTCAAGGCGCTGAACTCGCTCGGTGCGAGCCCGGCCGACCTGATGTCGATTCTGCAGGCCATGAAGGCCTCGGGCGCCCTGCGCGCCGACCTGGAGATCATCTGA